A single Equus asinus isolate D_3611 breed Donkey chromosome 21, EquAss-T2T_v2, whole genome shotgun sequence DNA region contains:
- the C21H3orf18 gene encoding uncharacterized protein C3orf18 homolog isoform X2 encodes MNSRIPSARGWFSSRPPTLEPALEPATDGPASETTTLSPEATSFNDTRIPNVAGGSAGVGTMLLSFGIITVIGLAVAMAPALDQAFGTTGTRERSSCPVVLSGSGRQVLYIRKKKRLEKLRHQLMPMYNFDPTEEQDELEQELLEYGRDAASVQAAASAQATQGKTTLPSQGPLQRPSRLVFTDVANAIHA; translated from the exons ATGAACTCCAGGATTCCGTCTGCTAGGGGCTGGTTCAGCAGCCGCCCACCCACCTTGGAGCCTGCCCTGGAGCCTGCCACAGATGGGCCAGCCTCTGAGACCACCACCCTCAGCCCAGAAGCCACCAGCTTTAATGACACCAGAATCCCTAATGTGGCTGGTGGCTCGGCCGGCGTGGGCACAATGCTTCTGTCCTTTGGGATCATCACAGTGATTGGCCTGGCTGTGGCCATG GCACCTGCCCTGGATCAAGCCTTTGGGACCACAGGAACTAGGGAGAGAAGCTCCTGCCCTGTGGTTCTCTCAGGGAGTGGGAGACAG GTTTTGTAcatcaggaagaagaagag GCTTGAGAAGCTACGCCACCAGCTCATGCCCATGTACAACTTTGACCCCACGGAGGAACAAGATGAACTGGAGCAGGAGCTGCTGGAATACGGGCGGGACGCTGCCTCTGTGCAGGCTGCTGCCTCCGCGCAGGCCACACAGGGCAAG ACCACTCTCCCCTCTCAAggcccactgcagaggcccagcCGGCTGGTGTTCACTGACGTAGCCAATGCCATCCATGCATGA
- the C21H3orf18 gene encoding uncharacterized protein C3orf18 homolog isoform X3: MNSRIPSARGWFSSRPPTLEPALEPATDGPASETTTLSPEATSFNDTRIPNVAGGSAGVGTMLLSFGIITVIGLAVAMVLYIRKKKRLEKLRHQLMPMYNFDPTEEQDELEQELLEYGRDAASVQAAASAQATQGKTTLPSQGPLQRPSRLVFTDVANAIHA; the protein is encoded by the exons ATGAACTCCAGGATTCCGTCTGCTAGGGGCTGGTTCAGCAGCCGCCCACCCACCTTGGAGCCTGCCCTGGAGCCTGCCACAGATGGGCCAGCCTCTGAGACCACCACCCTCAGCCCAGAAGCCACCAGCTTTAATGACACCAGAATCCCTAATGTGGCTGGTGGCTCGGCCGGCGTGGGCACAATGCTTCTGTCCTTTGGGATCATCACAGTGATTGGCCTGGCTGTGGCCATG GTTTTGTAcatcaggaagaagaagag GCTTGAGAAGCTACGCCACCAGCTCATGCCCATGTACAACTTTGACCCCACGGAGGAACAAGATGAACTGGAGCAGGAGCTGCTGGAATACGGGCGGGACGCTGCCTCTGTGCAGGCTGCTGCCTCCGCGCAGGCCACACAGGGCAAG ACCACTCTCCCCTCTCAAggcccactgcagaggcccagcCGGCTGGTGTTCACTGACGTAGCCAATGCCATCCATGCATGA
- the C21H3orf18 gene encoding uncharacterized protein C3orf18 homolog isoform X4 — translation MKDVCVSGVRFLRTWGATVLLFISLRKSPLLGDCWVKQSLLSWPFDAAHSLAGFVHQEEEEVTPQLPLQTPAHGQSQGCWLEKLRHQLMPMYNFDPTEEQDELEQELLEYGRDAASVQAAASAQATQGKTTLPSQGPLQRPSRLVFTDVANAIHA, via the exons ATGAAGGATGTATGTGTTTCTGGGGTGAGGTTCCTGAGGACTTGGGGAGCCACAGTTCTCCTGTTCATTAGCCTCAGAAAGTCCCCTCTTCTGGGGGACTGCTGGGTTAAACAGAGCCTCCTTTCCTGGCCATTTGATGCTGCTCATTCTCTTGCAGGTTTTGTAcatcaggaagaagaagaggtaACTCCCCAGCTGCCACTCCAAACTCCAGCCCATGGACAGTCCCAGGGATGCTG GCTTGAGAAGCTACGCCACCAGCTCATGCCCATGTACAACTTTGACCCCACGGAGGAACAAGATGAACTGGAGCAGGAGCTGCTGGAATACGGGCGGGACGCTGCCTCTGTGCAGGCTGCTGCCTCCGCGCAGGCCACACAGGGCAAG ACCACTCTCCCCTCTCAAggcccactgcagaggcccagcCGGCTGGTGTTCACTGACGTAGCCAATGCCATCCATGCATGA